The following are encoded together in the Triticum dicoccoides isolate Atlit2015 ecotype Zavitan chromosome 6B, WEW_v2.0, whole genome shotgun sequence genome:
- the LOC119325395 gene encoding probable peroxygenase 5, translating to MGAGQRMASPPAAVAVPLLLLFVVPFWSHVASAHGGASAWTTALQKHVAFFDADNDGIVSFSETEQGLRAIGLGAAEATVKATLINGVIGPKTRPENATTSKLSIYIENIHQGIHGSDSGSYDAQGRFVPVKFNEIFTKHAKVEPNAVNESELEAMRTANRKDGDDIGRAASKAEWDLLYSLAKDKDGFLHKDNARTVFDDTLFVQLAKKGGSSRN from the exons ATGGGCGCCGGCCAGCGTATGGCGTCTCCGCCTGCGGCGGTGGCCGTGCCTCTCCTGCTTCTGTTCGTCGTGCCCTTCT GGAGCCATGTGGCGTCGGCGCACGGCGGCGCTTCGGCCTGGACGACGGCGCTGCAGAAGCACGTGGCGTTCTTCGACGCCGACAACGACGGCATCGTTTCCTTCTCCGAGACCGAGCAAG GGCTTCGAGCCATCGGTCTTGGAGCTGCCGAGGCCACCGTCAAGGCAACCTTGATCAACGGAGTCATCGGACCCAAGACCAGACCT GAAAATGCTACGACGTCGAAGTTGTCAATATACATAGAGAACATCCACCAAGGGATCCACGGAAGTGACAGCGGCTCGTACGATGCTCAAGGAAG GTTTGTTCCCGTGAAGTTCAACGAGATATtcaccaagcatgccaaggtcgaaCCGAACGCTGTGAACGAGAGCGAGCTGGAGGCGATGCGCACCGCGAACAGGAAGGACGGCGACGACATAGGAAG GGCGGCGTCGAAGGCGGAGTGGGACTTGCTGTACAGCCTCGCCAAGGACAAGGACGGCTTCCTTCACAAGGACAACGCACGCACCGTCTTCGACGACACCCTCTTCGTTCAGCTGGCGAAGAAGGGCGGCTCGTCTCGAAATTAA